The Pseudorca crassidens isolate mPseCra1 chromosome 3, mPseCra1.hap1, whole genome shotgun sequence genome includes the window ACTCCCTGTGGCTGCCCGGGCCCCGGGGACCCCAAGCCCCTCAGCCCTAGTTCACCAGGGCGGGTCCCTGCAGGAAGCTGAGCGGCTCAGTGATGAGGACCTCTTCAAGTTCCTGGCTGACATGCGACGCCCGACATCCCTGCTGCGGCGCCTGCGGCCCGTGACCGGTGCGTGGTGCGCCCCCTAGATGAGACGTGTTACTCATACAATCACTCAGCAAACCCACACTGAGCACGtactgtgccaggccctggggaccaTGATAGGCAAAGCCCCGACTTCACGGGTGGACCTTCTAATGGGGCCCAGAGATGAGAAACAGAATAAGATAGGACTTCgctgtggtggtccagtggctaagaatccacgcttccactacagggggcacgggttcgatccctggttggggaagatcccgcatgccgcggggtgcagccaaaaaaaaaaaaaagaataaataagacaGATAGATAGTGGGTCACACGGGGaatgtggtgggcagagctgatcAAATATGAGGGCAAGACATGGGAGTTGAGGCCATCTTTCAGCCTTAGCACCTGAAGGATAGAGCCACCAGAGGGTGTTGTGGGAGAGTCAGAGCCCTGAtccgaagcccagagaggtagGGCCCGGCTCGAGGCTCCCAGGCATATGCAAACTGactaccccctccccagcccagctcaAGATTGAcatctccccagcccctgagAACCCCCACTTCTGCCTCTCCCCGGAGCTGCTTCATGTCAAGCCCTACCCAGACCCCAGGGGTCGGCCCACCAAGGAGATTCTGGAGTTCCCCGCCCGTGAGGTCTACGCCCCCCACACCAGCTACAGGTACAGCCTCTGGGGCAGCTGGGCACTTGAATAGGGGCATTCAGGCATCGTGCAAAGTAAGATGCCCTTTCCCCGACACTCACAGACACTGGCCTGAGATGCCACTGCTCTGCTTTAATGGGGGATGGATAGGAATGAAGGGGCGTGTccttcctccacccctcctcGACGGTCCGGTCCGTGTCCTCTGCCTGCGTCCCTGCCTGCTTTCGTCTCTGCTCCATGGCTGAAAATGGGGCCCAGCGCCCTGGCCGACCTCAGCAGACAGGCAGCTCCTCCCTGTGCAGGGGCCGCGTGGGGCATGGCAGCATCCCCCGGTGCGTGACTGGTCCTCAGTTCCACCCAGACAGGTCTCAGGCTGGGAGCGCCGCCGTGTGGAGTCTGGGAGGGAGGTGAGGTTCAGCCAAGGCGCAGGGGTCCCCATCCCGCTGCGTGGCACGCCCAACTCCCCACCAGGCACACCTCTCCTGAATATCTCTCAGCCGCTGCTGCTGTGCCATCATCTCCTGCTTCTGTCGCTGCATGTGGCCCATGAGGGCCCACACGATGTGGCTCTGCTTGTCTGCATGGGCCTGTGGGGTCAGGACAGAAACCTCAGCTGGGGGCCTCCTCACCTCCTGTCCCTCGACCCCACCCAGACCCCCCTGCTCCCCACTGCATCTGTGTGACCCGGCAAGTCACTGCCATTCCTTGGCCTCAacttccccacctgtaaaatggggatgaaacaGGAGTCCCTTTGTGGGGTTGTTATGAGCATGGATTTTTAGAGGGCATAAAACAGTGCCTGGATACATCATGGGCACTCAAGAAATTCTCTAAATAGTATGCATTTATTGAGTAACTCCCATGTGCCACCCCCTACTGAGGATTTTATCTGCACTGAGTCCCTGGCTCTGCTTTGAGAAATCAGTTGTTGCCCTTATTTgcaaatagggaaactgaggcatgggaagggacatgggttttgcccagagacacacacagtAGAGGCCAGGGTGCTGGAAGGCTGACCTTTGGGGGGTCTCTGGGACAAAAGGTTCAGAAATGAGGTCTGGTTGTGAATCAGGGTCTTGACTCCCCCAGGGCTGGGAACCCCTTACCTTTAAGGCCTCAAATTCTTGGCGGGCATGGCCCAGCCAAGCGCCTCTCAGCTGGACTTCCATCCGCTTCATTTTCTTCCGCAGCACCTGCTGTCCTTGGGCCACTTCCTCCAGCGCCTGGGCTGTGGCTTCTGCCTGCAGCTTGAGACCATCCTCTGCCATCTGATCAATAGATAGCGGATGTTAGTAGGATGACCTACTGGGACTGGCCTGATTTTAACACTGGAAATCCTGTATTCCAGGACCCCCCTCAGTCCTGGGAAACCCTGACAGTTGGTCACCCTAGGCATAACTCTCCCATAGACGCCTATCCACCCCACAACACCCCAACTGCAGCGTCTACCTGCATCTCCAGTAGGCTCGCACGTAGCTCCTGGGCTGCATCCTGGCCCTGGCTGACCTCCTGCCTCAGGAGCCCCAGCGCCTGGCCATAGAGGCTCAGGCTGCGCCCGGCCTCTGTCAGCTGCGCCTCGGTGGCCCTGTACACGCCGTTGAGAGCCTGGCTCAGCTGCAGGGCCCCGTGAAAGAGCAGGGTCAGCTCCTCCTGCTGTGCCGGCTCCGAGCCGCTCATGGGGGCCACCGGGGCAGGCTGGGCCACCATCGCCAGGGCGCACAGCAGACACAGCATGAGCATGGGCATgactggggggctgggggtgtggcCACAGCAACACTGCTGCTGCCTTTTATGCCTTAACACCCCCCTTAACCTCAGGTCAATCGTTAACTGGCCAACCGGGTGCCCCGTGTTGTGCAAGGGCCTGGCTGGCACTAAAGTTGCATCAGGCGAATGTCCAGCCGGGCCACGCTGGCATCACGCTGGCTGGGGCTCGGGGCCAGGTGTGGGCTGGGGACGCTAGGAGAGAACAGGCCCAGGCCCCGCTGGGAGACCCTACGGctcctagcctcagtttcccctcctgtGGATAGGCATGACAACAATAACGGCAATAACAGTGAAGCTTTTATGAGTTCCAGTGGTTTGCCCAGAGCTGTCCCACTGCTGTTACAGTAGCTGGTCTCATAATCCTCCCATGAGCCTGTGATGCTGGAGTTTTTGTCGGCCTGGTTAAGAGCTAAGGGAGCAGGTACAGATGGTGGAGACtctcccagggccacacagcctgACTCCAGGACCTCCACGTACCCTGGCTCAGTGCTAACTGCCATTTGTCTCCCTGGATGACTGTGGGCAAGTGCCTCTGTTTCCCTGTGAAATGGAGTGTGATGTGAGTCCCTGCCCACAGCCTGctggtgagaaataaatgagtcatTTCACGTCGGGTGCTTAGAACAGAGCCCAACACACCCAGAGCCAGCCGGTGCCACATTTGTGTTTGGTGCAATCATTGACATTTTTGTAATTTAGCATCATTGGTATTACAAAGGCTCAGCTGGGGAGGCTTGGTGCCCCCATTagacagatagggaaactgaggcccagggggcAGTTAGGGTTTGAATGGAGTTAccctgggggagggagacagaaccctgaccccagcccagcccttgcCTTCAACTCCAGCCTTGGTTTCCCCGCCTGAGAGACACGCCATATAATTCTAGTGGCCTCttctgggggaaggggtggtCAGGCTGCTGAGCTGGGTGATGGGCAGGTCAGCCTGCGCAGGGCTCAGGCCTGGTGCTGGTTGCCTGGGCTACCTTCTCGGAAGTCTGGCCCTCAGCACCCATCTGTCTCCTGCCCTCTGCCTCACTGTGTACCCTCAGTACCCCCGAAGTCCCTCTGTTCCCACCGTCTGCCACACCATTCCCCCGCCTGTGCTCTGAGGGTGCCCGTCTGTCCTCCATTCTCTGCCAGTCACATCTCCCGCCTGGTGCCCATACATGTCCCTGACCCGGCTCTCAGTGCCCCAGTGGTGTGGCCACCGTCCCCCGGCTCTCTGTCCCTCTGACGTGGACATGCCCCTGCCCCCGCAGGAACCTGCTGTACGTGTACCCGCACAGCCTCAACTTCAGCAGCCGCCAGGGCTCCGTGCGCAACCTCACTGTGCGAGTGCAGTACATGGCGGGCGAGGACCCCAGCCAGGCCCTGCCGGTCAGTGGCGGGGCCCAGGGGGAGGTGGGCGGGGTGTCCCCCACCGGCCCCTCATGCCCCTGCTCCCCCAGGTCATCTTTGGCAAGTCCAGCTGCAGCGAATTCACCCGCGAGGCCTTCACACCAGTGGTCTACCATAACAAGTAtgtggggtcggggtggggggactGATGGGGGTACAGTGGGGCAGGAAGGGGCGCCAGGGTCGGGGGAGGGGGTGCCGTCTCCTGGAGTGCTAATGCGGGAACCCGAGGCAGAGAGCAGGGACAGTGGGGCCCAGCAGCACTGGGGGAACGTGTGGCAGacggggcggggctggggagcCCGGCCCCCAGCAGAACCCCCAGCCGGCCCTGCCAGGTCCCCTGAATTCTACGAGGAATTTAAGCTGCGTCTTCCGGCCTGTGTGACCGAGAACCACCACCTGCTGTTCACCTTCTACCACGTCAGCTGCCAGCCCCGGCCAGGCACGGCCCTGGAGACTCCTGTGGGCTTTACTGTGAGCTCCCCTCCACCACTGCCAGCCCGCACCCCCATGCCCAGCCCTCCTGCCCACCGTCCGGCCCCATACCTGACCCCCAGCCTCCCCCCAGTGGATCCCACTGCTGCAGCACGGCCGCCTGAGGACCGGCCCCTTCTGCCTCCCTGTGTCCGTGGATCAGCCCCCGCCCAGCTACTCCGTGCTCACACCGGACGTACGTGCTCTGGACTCCCTGCCAACTAGCACCCTGTCCCCCATCAGTGCTCCCAAGTCCCCCATTCGTGCCCTGCTTTCCTTCCCACCAATACCCCTGGGAGCCTTGTCCTCCATTAGGGCCTCCAGGGCCCCTGCCTGTCTCGTCACACCCACCCCCATTATTAATCCTGTGTGATCTGCTGTCCCCGACTAGCCCTGCCTCGttactgccccctcccctgcctctgcaCTCACTGTTCCATAGTGAGATTCCACTGCCTCCCCGCTGCAGCCCCCCACTTGCAGCCCTGCTTGCCTCCCTAATCACTGTCCCTAGAGCACCCCCTCCCCATGCGAATGTTCTGTCACCCTCCCACATAGCCTTTAATTTGCACCCCGGGGACCTGGAGTCCTCCCATCATGCTATTTCCTGTTCATGCCCTCCAATAACAGTCACTCTGGGTCTCCATTCTCCCGTGAGCATCCCAGGCTTCCGGCCTGCCCGGTGGACCCCCATAGCGCTCCCCTCCATCTGCCCCCATCTCTGGGTTGGGCGGGGCCCGGGGGCAGGGTGCCAGGTGGCTCCCCGGGGCGGGGCTGTGCTCGGGCCACAGTGTCGCAATGGCTGAGGCTGGTGGCCTGAGCGGTGGGGAGGGCCGGCCGGTGCCCACTTGGTGTGTCCCTCCCGCAGGTGGCGCTGCCGGGCATGCGCTGGGTGGATGGCCACAAGGGTGTGTTCAGCGTGGAGCTCACGGCTGTGTCGTCTGTGCACCCCCAGGTAGGGGGTGGGGCCAGAGCCCAGGAGTCCGGCCCTGGGGTTGGGCAACAGTTTCCGCTGACCAGGGAGGCCTGGCTTCGGGCCATTGGACACGACTTTGGTCAGCGGGGCCAGGCTCCAGGGAAGCTGCTGACTCAGGCGGGGGCGGCCGTGCCAGTGGCCGTCCTAGCTGGAGCTTTGGCCTTTGCATGGTCTCTCCTCCCCCCGCCCGATTTGTCCCTTGTTATTTCTGTGATCACTCcccaccttttccttttcttcttgatctACCGTCTTGTCCCTTTTCTCATGTATTTTCCATTCACTGATCCCAAGCCTTGGTGTCCCAGCCTACTCAGCCTCGCACTCGATCCCCTGGGCCCTTTCTGGACTGGGGGCCCTGGCCTCGCCCTGCTCACCCCTGGTCTCCCACCAGGACCCCTACCTGGACAAATTCTTCACCCTGGTGCACGTCCTGGAGGAAGGGGCCTTTCCATTCCGGCTCAAGGATGCCGTGCTGAGCGAGAGCACCGTGGAACAGGAGCTGCGGGCCAGCCTGGTGGCCCTGCGACTCGCCAGCCCTGAACCCCTTGTCGCCTTCTCCCACCACGTACTGGACAAGCTCGTACGCCTGGTCGTGCGGCCCCCGATCATCGGCGGCCAGATCGGTGCGCGGGCACAGCCTCAtaccttagtttccccatctggagaATGGGCCTTGGGTCCCCTGGTCCTGGGTGACCTCCCATAGCCCATTTATCTCTCTGGTCTCAGTTTTCCAATCTGAAAAATGGCCCCTCAGTCCCCTAGTCCCCTGAATTTTTGATGGCCACGTGAGCCCCTTGGACCCTGAAGTCTCTTCCCTGGGGAAGTAGGAAGCCCTGGGACCTGGAACTTGACCTCTCTTCTTCCCGGCAGTAAACCTGGGTCGTGTAGCCTTTGAAGCAATGGCTCATGTAGTCAGCCTCGTCCACCGGAGCCTGGAGGCTGCCCAGGATGCCCGTGGTCACTGCCCACTGCTGGCTGCCTATGTCTACTATGCCTTCCGACTGCCTGGCACGGAGCCCAGCCTCCCAGGCGGTGAGTGTTGGTGGGAGACTCTGGGGCACGGGAAATACCTGGGAGCAGAGCATCCCAAGCAAAGGGAagggcatgtgcaaaggtcctgaggctgcACAGGCTTTGGCTGGTTTGGGCAAtttacaggagagagagagagagagagagagagagagagagagagagagagagagagagagagagagagagagagagagagaactttttGCCCCAGCCCCAGGGGTGTGGTCTTTGTAAACTTGA containing:
- the ANGPTL8 gene encoding angiopoietin-like protein 8, coding for MPMLMLCLLCALAMVAQPAPVAPMSGSEPAQQEELTLLFHGALQLSQALNGVYRATEAQLTEAGRSLSLYGQALGLLRQEVSQGQDAAQELRASLLEMQMAEDGLKLQAEATAQALEEVAQGQQVLRKKMKRMEVQLRGAWLGHARQEFEALKAHADKQSHIVWALMGHMQRQKQEMMAQQQRLRDIQERLHTAALPA